Proteins from a single region of Streptomyces sp. TN58:
- a CDS encoding lantibiotic dehydratase → MEVQVTKPAFRSGRTALVRAVASPTPPLLPWPDLADRTPGDLTGQLPWLRAIRATDTGRALWHASPALGREVDDLLAAESPPHRDVRRAAVSVARYVLRAHGRPTPFGYFAGVTNVGFGGSARADWGREHVPVACASAEWMAEMIARLEADAELLQRIPVVVNTTLTERGDRLVVPYRTGTGAARQRAVEASVRMTGAVSAVLAAAQAPVPVADLVAKVLAEFPSTGQSAVTGFVQELVRVGVLISALHAPSTETDALGYLLAQLDAIGADEVVGVSETLAALQAAYAALQHTSGHEGARALMRSVAPRLRRDPVAVDLRLDGTLVLPEAVAQEAERAALLLARVCSAPFGTAAWKAYHMRFYERFGIGSMVPVLDVVADSGIGYPDGYAGAGPADHKPQLTGRDQVLLRLAQQAALDGRREVVLDEATIDALTMGSEPLRLPPHLELGFRLRASDTAALDQGRFRLEVVTVSRGVGVGTGRFLSVLDSGQRQALVKELAVLPASDPDTVAMQLSFPPLLPESAHVTRTPRVLPTVISLAEHRPPGGDVLTVDDLAVGCDGRRMYLAAPAFGERVEAVGMHALNLDTHTPPLARFLTELGRAQCAQVTTFDWGAAARLPYLPRLRTGRIILAPARWRLEAGELPVADRPWEEWDGAFGTWREARKLPLTVNVGEGDRLLPLDLTVPAHRALLREELDRAGAITVAEAPGPADLGWCGGRAHEVVVPLKASRPPAWPRLPQPTSARTIRRDLVSSPAVSPVLLASVYGDIRRQDVLLAEHLPDLLDRLGGPPWWFVRFRDPHQHLRLRFALPTPEAFAATASTVSTWADELRRVGLVSDLRYGTSYPEMGRWGEGLAWSGAEEVFRADSRAVLAQLTCTGRPSRRALVAAHSVAIAAAYLGSTAKAMAWLIHHIPAAPPARVVRPEFAEAVALANPDGDWAALRSVAGGETILHAWSDRGEALARYRDHFPGPDTRGIDADDVLTSLLHVHFVRAVAVDFPEEAVCLYLARAAALAWTARRSR, encoded by the coding sequence ATGGAGGTTCAGGTGACAAAACCCGCGTTTCGGTCCGGCCGCACGGCGCTCGTGCGCGCGGTGGCGTCCCCCACTCCTCCGCTGCTGCCCTGGCCCGACCTGGCCGACCGGACCCCCGGGGACTTGACCGGGCAGCTTCCCTGGCTGCGCGCAATCCGCGCCACGGACACCGGAAGGGCGTTGTGGCACGCCAGCCCGGCGCTCGGCAGGGAAGTCGACGACCTTTTGGCAGCCGAAAGCCCCCCACACCGTGATGTGCGTAGGGCTGCAGTCTCGGTGGCCCGGTACGTGCTGCGAGCACACGGTCGCCCCACTCCCTTCGGGTACTTCGCCGGCGTCACTAATGTCGGCTTTGGGGGCTCGGCCCGTGCCGACTGGGGGCGCGAGCACGTGCCGGTGGCCTGTGCGTCCGCGGAATGGATGGCGGAGATGATCGCCCGGCTGGAGGCCGACGCCGAGCTGCTGCAGCGGATTCCGGTGGTCGTGAATACAACGCTCACCGAGCGCGGCGATCGTCTCGTCGTCCCGTACCGGACGGGCACCGGTGCCGCCCGCCAGCGCGCGGTCGAGGCCTCCGTCCGGATGACCGGCGCTGTGTCTGCCGTCCTCGCCGCCGCACAGGCGCCCGTCCCGGTCGCCGATCTCGTGGCGAAGGTCTTGGCCGAGTTCCCGTCGACAGGGCAGAGCGCGGTCACCGGGTTCGTGCAGGAGCTGGTGCGGGTGGGCGTCTTGATCAGCGCCTTGCACGCTCCGAGCACGGAGACCGATGCGCTCGGCTACCTGCTGGCCCAGCTCGACGCCATCGGTGCCGACGAGGTCGTTGGGGTATCGGAGACTCTCGCCGCTCTGCAGGCCGCTTACGCTGCACTCCAGCACACCAGCGGGCACGAGGGCGCCCGTGCCCTGATGCGCTCCGTGGCTCCCCGGCTGCGCCGGGACCCGGTGGCCGTCGACCTGCGCCTGGACGGGACCCTGGTACTGCCGGAGGCGGTCGCACAGGAGGCCGAGCGTGCCGCCCTGTTGCTGGCCCGCGTGTGCTCGGCACCGTTCGGGACCGCAGCCTGGAAGGCGTACCACATGCGGTTCTACGAGCGGTTCGGGATCGGCTCCATGGTTCCGGTGCTCGACGTGGTCGCGGACAGCGGCATCGGCTACCCCGACGGATACGCGGGCGCGGGACCTGCGGACCACAAGCCGCAGCTGACGGGCCGCGACCAGGTGCTGCTGCGGCTGGCACAGCAAGCTGCCCTGGACGGCCGCCGCGAGGTCGTCCTCGACGAGGCCACGATCGACGCCCTGACCATGGGCAGCGAACCGCTACGCCTCCCGCCCCACCTTGAGCTCGGATTCCGGCTCCGCGCATCCGACACCGCAGCACTGGACCAAGGCCGCTTCCGCCTCGAAGTGGTCACCGTGTCCCGGGGCGTGGGGGTCGGCACGGGCCGGTTCCTCTCCGTTCTCGACTCCGGGCAGCGGCAGGCCCTGGTCAAGGAGCTTGCGGTCCTTCCGGCTTCCGATCCGGATACGGTCGCCATGCAGCTGTCGTTCCCGCCGCTGCTGCCGGAAAGCGCGCACGTCACCCGGACACCGCGCGTGCTGCCTACCGTGATCAGCCTTGCCGAGCACCGGCCTCCTGGTGGGGACGTGCTGACCGTCGATGATTTGGCCGTGGGCTGCGACGGGCGCCGGATGTACCTCGCTGCCCCCGCCTTCGGCGAGCGTGTGGAGGCGGTGGGGATGCACGCCCTGAACCTGGACACCCACACCCCGCCGCTGGCCAGGTTCCTCACCGAGCTGGGCCGCGCCCAGTGCGCGCAGGTCACCACGTTCGACTGGGGGGCCGCCGCCCGCCTTCCCTACCTTCCCCGCCTGCGCACCGGCCGCATCATCCTGGCGCCGGCCCGCTGGCGGCTGGAAGCCGGAGAGCTGCCTGTGGCCGACCGGCCGTGGGAGGAATGGGACGGTGCGTTCGGCACCTGGCGCGAGGCCCGCAAGCTACCCCTGACGGTGAACGTCGGCGAAGGCGACCGCCTCCTTCCCCTCGACCTCACCGTCCCCGCCCACAGAGCACTGCTACGTGAAGAACTGGACCGCGCCGGTGCGATCACGGTCGCCGAGGCTCCGGGCCCGGCCGATCTGGGATGGTGCGGCGGGCGGGCCCACGAGGTCGTTGTGCCGCTCAAGGCCAGCCGCCCTCCGGCCTGGCCTCGCCTGCCTCAGCCCACGTCTGCTCGCACCATTCGGAGGGACCTGGTTTCCTCTCCCGCCGTCTCGCCGGTGCTCCTGGCCAGCGTGTACGGGGACATCCGCCGCCAGGACGTCCTGCTCGCGGAGCACCTGCCGGACCTCCTGGACCGGCTCGGCGGGCCTCCCTGGTGGTTCGTTCGGTTCCGCGACCCCCACCAGCACCTGCGGCTCCGGTTCGCCCTGCCCACCCCGGAAGCCTTCGCCGCCACGGCGAGCACCGTGAGCACGTGGGCGGACGAACTCCGGCGCGTTGGACTGGTGTCGGACCTGCGTTACGGCACCTCCTATCCGGAGATGGGCCGGTGGGGAGAAGGGTTGGCGTGGTCTGGGGCCGAGGAAGTCTTCCGAGCCGACTCCCGCGCCGTCCTCGCACAGCTCACCTGCACAGGCCGGCCGTCCCGGCGGGCACTGGTCGCCGCGCACAGCGTGGCCATCGCCGCCGCCTACCTGGGCAGTACGGCGAAGGCGATGGCGTGGCTGATCCACCACATCCCCGCGGCGCCTCCGGCACGGGTGGTCCGCCCGGAGTTCGCTGAGGCCGTCGCTCTCGCCAACCCCGACGGCGACTGGGCAGCCCTGCGGTCCGTCGCTGGCGGCGAGACGATCCTCCATGCCTGGAGCGACCGCGGCGAGGCCCTGGCCCGCTACCGGGACCACTTCCCCGGACCGGACACCCGGGGCATCGACGCAGACGACGTGCTGACCTCCCTGCTCCACGTCCACTTCGTCCGCGCCGTCGCCGTGGACTTCCCCGAGGAAGCCGTCTGCCTCTACCTCGCGCGGGCCGCCGCCCTCGCCTGGACCGCCAGGAGGTCCCGCTGA
- a CDS encoding FxLD family lanthipeptide, with amino-acid sequence MATNPNAGMTQAQPKATVKEPFHLDVELLEVGDAGALKTLTDDNCGSTCGACTTGVH; translated from the coding sequence ATGGCCACCAATCCCAACGCGGGCATGACCCAGGCCCAGCCCAAGGCCACCGTCAAGGAACCGTTCCACCTGGACGTGGAGCTGCTGGAGGTCGGCGACGCGGGCGCGCTGAAGACCCTGACTGACGACAACTGCGGCTCGACCTGCGGCGCGTGCACCACCGGCGTCCACTGA
- a CDS encoding GntR family transcriptional regulator, which produces MSNWNPLDRALFLVRRQISIAHPPGTSVPSTEQLARVLRLPKTHVHRALQRLDTLGEISLHTGSFPVRLRPHEPHPRDRALHGAVRDRIRAGYYLPGQALPTGLLGEEFRLRPHHVQRALRFLVAEKTLRFDENGAYGPGHYVPVESMEAVA; this is translated from the coding sequence ATGAGCAACTGGAATCCCCTGGATCGCGCCCTTTTCCTCGTACGCCGGCAGATCAGCATCGCGCACCCGCCAGGGACATCCGTTCCCAGCACCGAGCAGCTGGCCCGGGTACTCAGACTCCCGAAGACGCACGTACACCGGGCACTACAGCGGCTGGACACCCTGGGGGAGATCTCGCTGCACACCGGGAGCTTTCCGGTCCGCCTCCGCCCGCACGAACCGCACCCCCGCGACCGCGCGCTCCATGGCGCCGTCCGGGACCGGATACGCGCCGGCTACTACCTGCCCGGCCAGGCTCTGCCGACAGGGCTGCTGGGCGAGGAGTTCAGACTGCGCCCCCACCACGTCCAGCGTGCGTTGCGGTTCCTCGTGGCGGAGAAGACCCTGCGCTTCGACGAAAACGGCGCCTACGGTCCGGGCCACTACGTGCCTGTGGAATCCATGGAGGCGGTCGCGTGA